The DNA sequence AGACCttgacaaagaagtgagagatcaagtacaaaaagcaaatagactggcagggtgccttaataacactatatggcgaaacaaacacattaacactgagatgaagtcaagaatttataaagccagtgtaagaccaataatgacatatgcctcagaaacaagacccgacacagccacaacgcaaagactactggaaacggcagacatgagagtactgagaaaaattacaggaaatacgctgagagatcgaaagagaagtgaagacattagaagaaaatcccagacataaaaaaaattgaataaccacataagcagaatggaggagagctgtgtcgtcaaaatagcaagagataagacaccaatcggcagaagaagtatcggacgatctcGCAATAATGGAGTGGagatagaggtattaatccgccagtGAACAAGCAGaactgcttataaagaggaagaagaagaagaagatctaagatttgcagacgacatcgttctgattgctaccaatcaaaaccaaaccaaaatactcgtaataagcaaacaacagcatataaaaccgtctatatatgtaaataataccaaacttgagcaagttgataaaatcgtttaccttggacagcaattaaattgtaacgcagaaagtcacggcgaaattagatctaggatagagcaggctagggtggcttttagaaggatgtccaaggtgttatgtaacagagacctaaaattggcattgaggatccacctacttcgctgctacgtgttctcggtcttactttatggtgtcgagtcctggactgtgaataaaatcgatctaaatcgccttgaggctttcgaaatgtggtgctatagaagaattttaaaagtttcctgggtggagaagatttgaaactccacaatactagaacgtcttagcaatactactgagatcataaaaagtatCAAGACGATacagctggagtatttcggacatgtaatgagaggtacAAAACAAAAGAGGTACATaaccaaatataggttgctacaaaataacaaggaaaaatagcaggcaaacgcagtccaggacgaagaagaacctcatggttgaagaacttgcgagattggtatggtgttgatacaagcatgctatttagagTGGTAGTGAATAAAATTaggatagctatgatggtaaccaacgttctgaaaggacatggtacatgaagaagaagatgatggtCGCCAACAAACGAAACGAAAAATAGGCTCTACTAGAAGAaccacttgagacagtagacgagtatgtacacctgggacaattaatacataaatatgGCTCCTTatttccagaaatcaacagaagaatgaaactggcttgggcatcttttggtagaGATGcatttatattcaaatcgaagatgccaattCACCTTAGGAAACAAGCATTCGATCAATGTATACTACCAATTATGACATACGGCTgcaacttggacactaaagaaagagataatatagAAACtcagtcactcaaaggtcaatggagcgatgcataataggtataacaaagagaaatcgaaaaagaatagaatggatcagacagaacaCCAAGGTTATTaatgtaatccatagaattaaatctttaaaatggcagtgagcgggacatttagcgagaagaactgacaataggtggtttactaaaattacactgtggtatccaggAGGTGCCAAGAAGACGTCTAAATTGAAGATTGGATTATGACAtgaggaaacaagccggtacaacatggcacagaaaagcgaattatagacaatcgtgggcagaaatgaagaaTGACTATGTAAGGGACgctgcaccataatcggtagaatatgctgagaatgatgatgatgataatatattTCATATATAGTTATCCATTTTCAACGAATAAATAGATATTGGAAAGTTACTGACACCGAACCTAGTTAGGTAAAAAGctattaaatcaaaataaaataataaaagggtaatataagtaaaaaagagcagtaaaaataaaatttttaaatataccaattGCTCGCACATCATAATTGATACTTTAGAATTATTCTAAGAAATGTGACAGACGTACTTCGTGGCTCACGTTCAACCCGGGTCTATAAAGACCCGGGTCTTAATTTCGAGAACCGGGTGTTTGGGTCAGTATAAAGATCCTTCGTAAACGACCTACCATTACTTTTTATATAGttggaaatatttaattattacatTAAATGTGAGACGGTCCTGTGCTATTCTAGCTGTCATACTCACGTGCTAAACGTCAGTGTTGAAAAACAGGTCAGAAATGTGACAAGTATTTACCATGTCTGAGGTAGTTAAGGGTGCGGTTAAaaatacgtttttattttttcctaATTCATTTTATTTGTAGATGTAGGCAAGATTTGGGATAGACTATTTGATCACAGACCTTTTCTAAATGGAGAAATATCATTGATATTACAAGCATTTGAAGTAAGTAAAAAATGTGAGGTTAGGtgttttatttacaatatttttttcttatctcaTGCTCCTTTTTACTGAGCCACAcaattattcattttattttactaCATTTAGTCTGCATACCATTTTTGATATAAAGCTATTCTACTTTATGGATGAAAGCTATTCTACAATTGTCTTGGGTAGATTGACCTCAAAACATTAGTGAGGAAGAATATAGCAAGAAACAGAAAATAATTGAATAAATGACTTTCAATATTGTTACCCATATTGGATGAATGAAGCTGATGAACGTTCTATAAGTATATACTTTTTTCCGTTTTGTCTAAAATGGCTTGCTTCACTCTCCCAATTTTTCTTATCGTTCAAGCTTACTTTTTCTAAATACCTAGTCTCAAATAAGTGCTTTCATTTCATCCTTTTTGATTCAATAATTCCGAATATTTTGTTTCCcatattcacattttttttaaccattataTATACTAAATTACGAAAAAATTTTAGCAACGTCGGAAAGATAAAGAAGTAGATAATTTATTTAAGGCGATAGAAGAAATAACAGAGATAAAAGACACGGAGATTGAGAAGCTCAAGCAAGCTGAAAAACTCACAGATAAAATTAATGGGAATTTAGAGGAAGCACTTCGAATTTGTGATAAATTTTCAGAGTTAGAAGAATCTTACAAACAGGTATGTTACATTTCTTTTCACTTATTGACATTCGCAATTTTAATATGTATCTAATTTACTCAAAATGTATTATGTTTTAAGATTGCCAGAATAATCATTTTGGAACTTTTGCCATttgtaaaacaattattattaaatcgATGTACTACGAGGAATAAATCACATCTTTTGTTGCTTATTTTTTCATCAAGAATGTAAAAACATAGCCACCAGAAAGTACTGTAAAGTGGCATTTTGTTGAATCATGAAACAGTTTTGTTCGCAGAAAGAACATATTTCTAGTAACAAAACAATTTGTTTATTTGATTACTGTATGTTTTCTATTTATGTATCTTTTTAGAGCACTGCTTTGGAACAGTCGAGGAATCAGAGAAAACTGGTTTGGGATAAATTTATGGGTGGTATCACTACAAAATATTCAGAAATAAACAGCCAATTTGAAAGTAGAGAAGAAGAATTAAAgaaattttatgaagatatagaAAAGAAGCTGCTCATTTGACTAGTTATTGAAAATGACTCAGACTAATACAGCACCAATTGTAAACCCAGCAATAAGAATCAAACcttctaaaaaattaaaatcctACATTAAAAACTTGAATAGTTGTAATCACTTGTCAATAGGAATAAATAatctacataaaaacaaaacagagaAAAATGATAAGCCACCACCAAAAGCATATCACTTAATAGATGAGGATgatgaaatttatattaaatctATTTCTAAAAGAAGTAAAAAGGATGTTTTCACAGAGTGGCCTTTAACCGAAGCTTCTAATGTTAGTAGTACAGAAAAATTACTTAGTTTGGAAGATTTACATTGTCTCCACACACATATTTTGCAAGAAAACCAGACATCAGATAAGAAAGTGTATCTGCATGAGATACTGGAAGGATGTGAGATCATTCTACCTAAAAATGAGGAGATACCAAGGAatgaagaactggataagaggtGTAAACAACTAAAAGCTGAGCAAGAAAACCAGAGCTACTTCAATATGACAAAAAATGTGGACAGCAGGAGAAAAATTTATCCTGAAGACACTATAGGATACCAATGTAAGTAAATTTAATAGCCTTTTATTAAGATGtcattgttttttgtttgtatgTATAATCGACCATGAAAAAATATCCTAGTGACttttttgtactttattttagaatttgtgttttatttttcacCATAGTTGATCTATAAATCCAATTTCCACCACCATCTCCTGGAAGGTGGATTGATTCGATGTTTTCTACTCTGTTATCTCTCATCCATTGTATAATTTGGTCTCTATGTGATTATAACATAATCATTTATGATATATAATGCCACCttcattatattttgttttaaaactgTGTGTAAAATTTGCTGTTTTGCAAATGTCCCTCTTTTGCACAATTCAACCACTAAGGGGTGGCCAAGAATCTGGAGAAgaaacaaaaatagaaaacaatttCATAATAACAGATCTGAAAGTCATTGATAATATATGATGTAATAGAAGAAACAACTAGTTATCAGTAAAATCATTCAGAAGATgcaaaaagaacaaaataaaaatttatatacatatatactaaATAATATAAGTACTACAAAGATCTTCTTGAAGTTGTGGAAGCAGTGAAGGATAGTCAATGGATATGGAAGCAAAGCAATGAGAGAAATACTTTGAAGAACTGTACCAAGAAACTGATAACTACAAGAAACAGAACATCAAATGCTTTAAAATTGTTAGTATACGATACACTTAAGGATAACACATTCATTACTGGCCaagtatttgattttatcttAGATGACTGGTGATAGTTTTTACTGATTACACTTGTGGTTTCTGATGAGTCAATGAGTTTTCTTTGTTTTCAAATAGAATCAAAAACAGTTTGTAATATGATGTTTAatcaaaaaataaacctgaaTTTTATGTTTTTAGTGAAGCAAATGAATCGTCATTTGGTAGCCATTTTCCAGTTCATTGTGTCCGTTGCTGCTGGCTTCGCTTTTGGTTTTATTGGAGTGGAGATCATAATTGGAAGTTTAGATTTTGGATTCAGGCTTTTGCTAGGCATCATTTGTGCGTTGACGGTGGCTTTAGCGGAACTTTATTTCCTAGCAAAAAAACTCAACGAGGATCTACAATTTGAGTATTCCTTGGAACAACATAATAAGAAGGGAATTAAATTAGATTAGAAATTATCGATTTATTgaatttttactattatataaTTAAGTGATAATGTACAGATTTTCTGAACAATGAATGCAAATACTTGTTAATGTtggattaattttattattagggTCGCTAATTTTACAATTACTTGCTTAGTATTCGAAGTTTTGGGCTGTTTTGATAGAATACTTATTTAAAATACCCAAAGCATTCAATATTTACTGTTTACACAATATAGTTGTACCAGGT is a window from the Diabrotica undecimpunctata isolate CICGRU chromosome 10, icDiaUnde3, whole genome shotgun sequence genome containing:
- the LOC140451830 gene encoding transmembrane protein 199; the protein is MTQTNTAPIVNPAIRIKPSKKLKSYIKNLNSCNHLSIGINNLHKNKTEKNDKPPPKAYHLIDEDDEIYIKSISKRSKKDVFTEWPLTEASNVSSTEKLLSLEDLHCLHTHILQENQTSDKKVYLHEILEGCEIILPKNEEIPRNEELDKRCKQLKAEQENQSYFNMTKNVDSRRKIYPEDTIGYQLKQMNRHLVAIFQFIVSVAAGFAFGFIGVEIIIGSLDFGFRLLLGIICALTVALAELYFLAKKLNEDLQFEYSLEQHNKKGIKLD
- the Muted gene encoding biogenesis of lysosome-related organelles complex 1 subunit 5, which codes for MSEVVKDVGKIWDRLFDHRPFLNGEISLILQAFEQRRKDKEVDNLFKAIEEITEIKDTEIEKLKQAEKLTDKINGNLEEALRICDKFSELEESYKQSTALEQSRNQRKLVWDKFMGGITTKYSEINSQFESREEELKKFYEDIEKKLLI